In Biomphalaria glabrata chromosome 11, xgBioGlab47.1, whole genome shotgun sequence, the following proteins share a genomic window:
- the LOC129928942 gene encoding LOW QUALITY PROTEIN: jerky protein homolog-like (The sequence of the model RefSeq protein was modified relative to this genomic sequence to represent the inferred CDS: substituted 1 base at 1 genomic stop codon): MPSKKNKGIRILHDIEVLNAAIVDIKFNNMSLRKASKFHNIPLTTLHDKIKGKQPLVPKRSLLTIGEEKRLTRWLIEMAQRGFGKTRDEVRETARAIIAVRNKTIESQDLDKIPLPSTQWLNGFFSRHPQISSRTPMPLSKERAVVTPKAIEKWFMDFQQTIESIDPTIFTSPSRIFNADETGFGFDVKSRQVIACKGSKNVYNITANTKKQVTVLACCSAAGEYMPPLLIYPYKRVPKHNLLDAFPEALIQLDKDKGWMTAAVFFTWLRDVFIPSTNHLTKPILLLVDGHASHTSLLETSTICHDNNIILYCLLPHASHIIXPLDQAFFSSQG; encoded by the coding sequence ATGccttcaaagaaaaataaaggcaTCAGGATTCTGCATGATATTGAAGTATTGAATGCTGCCATTGTagatattaaatttaataacatgtCACTGAGAAAAGCATCTAAATTTCACAACATACCTCTGACCACTCTTCATgacaaaataaaaggaaaacagCCTTTAGTTCCCAAACGATCACTTTTAACCATAGGTGAAGAGAAACGATTAACGCGATGGCTAATCGAAATGGCACAACGAGGCTTTGGAAAAACTCGTGATGAGGTTAGGGAGACTGCAAGGGCCATCATTGCTGTACGAAATAAGACTATAGAAAGTCAAGATCTGGATAAGATACCTTTGCCAAGTACACAATGGTTAAATGGATTTTTCTCCCGACATCCCCAAATTTCTTCAAGAACACCCATGCCCCTCTCAAAAGAAAGAGCTGTAGTCACACCAAAAGCTATAGAAAAATGGTTTATGGATTTCCAACAAACCATTGAATCAATAGACCCAACAATATTTACAAGCCCTAGTCGCATCTTCAATGCAGACGAAACTGGCTTTGGTTTTGATGTCAAAAGCAGGCAGGTTATAGCATGTAAAGGCAGCAAAAACGTATACAACATAACAGCTAACACTAAAAAACAGGTCACCGTATTGGCATGCTGTAGTGCGGCAGGTGAGTACATGCCACCATTACTGATTTATCCCTACAAACGGGTGCCCAAACACAACCTACTTGATGCATTTCCAGAAGCATTAATTCAGCTGGATAAAGATAAAGGCTGGATGACAGCAGCTGTTTTTTTTACATGGTTGAGAGACGTTTTCATCCCCTCTACAAATCACCTCACTAAGCCCATCTTGCTTCTCGTTGATGGGCATGCAAGTCATACATCCCTTTTAGAAACCTCTACTATATGCCATGACAACAATATCATCTTATACTGCCTTCTTCCTCATGCCAGCCATATCATTTAACCCCTGGATCAGGCATTTTTCAGCTcacagggttag